The Lachnospiraceae bacterium KM106-2 nucleotide sequence TTTTCTATTTTGATTTTATGTACGAAATACAAGATCACAATGTTCTTTTACCTTATATTTTTGAAAATACGCTTCTTCTAGAGGAATCCATTTTCTCTCAAATAAAATTGCATTGTAAGCTCCATTGCGTGCCTGAATGCGTCGCATCTGCTCATCAGTTTCCACATCTAAAAATATCGCCATATCATAATAGTTTCTAAGCGAAGGATGACAGCTATAGGAGCCTTCGATCAGACTGATCTTAGAAGGAGAGACTTTGATTTCATCTAATAATCGTTGTTGTCTGCAACTGTAAGGACGATAAGAAAATGATTCTTTTTTACCTAAAGGACGTAATATATCTTGCTCAAAGCGTTCATGATCTATAGTCTCACCTGTTTTGGCAAGTCGTTCTTTGGTACGCTGTCCTGGACGTAAGAAAAAATCATCCATATGAAAAACATTGCAGGGTATCTCTTTCTCTAACTGCCTTGCAAGTGTCGTCTTGCCTGCACAACATCTTCCATCAATCGCTATTACAAGAGAGGATTTCTCTTCCAATTGTTCCGTTATCTTCAGTTCGATAATCGATAACATCGTTTCCATTTGCTCCATTTTAATCAGTTACCCTATTCTCTTTCTTCTGATTTGAAATCTAACCAAGCCAGTTTGATTGAGAGTTATCATGATTGCAGGAATTAAAATGAGCTGAATAATGATTCCCGGCACTGCATTAAGAAATGCTCCTGCAACGAATAATTTCATAGTAAAACCGCCCTTACCGACTCCTAGCAAGATCATCTCAGCAATGCCCCATACCACTCTTCCAGCAATCATAGCTATGATCATGCAACGATAGAGGGCTACGATACATTTCCATTTGGAATGCTCATACAGATAGCCGATCATAATTCCGTAGGTAGCAAGTTCCAATGCCATAGCAATTCCTGTTGGATAAATGGGTGGCATTCCAAATAATAAAAACCGAAACAACGGTAAAATAACTCCAACAATACCTCCGAACTGCCAGCCACAAAGTAAGCCGCAAAGCAGAACTGGAATATGCATCGGTAACAGCATTTTTCCAACGGCCGGAATCTGTCCGGTAAAGAACGGGAGTAATAATCCGATGGCAATAAAAATTGCCGATAATGTTAACTTTTTTAGATTGTTCATCTTCTCGTCTCCTCTTTCTCTCATTTCTTTTAACATAACCACTTTCCCTTTATATTGTCAAGTTCTGGAAATGGCATTTCAAAAAAAGAAGAGCCTCTTAACAAAGCTCTTCTTCCTTTATTTAAAATTACTATTCAAATGTATACTCAATGACACATCCTGAATCAATCTTTTTACATGTCTCAATTACCTTGATCATTATCTCGTTATACAAGGAAGCATCTGCATCAATAATCAACTGATTCGACGATCTGTCAATGTTAATCTTGTGTACTCCATGTATATCCGATACTTGTTGTTCGATCTCCTTTGTGCACCCTTCACTCTTTAGATGGTAAATGCAATATCTTTTTGCCAATATTCGCTCCCCTTTACCTTCTTAATGTCGGCTGCTTTGGTATATATTTACAATACACCTTTTTTGCAATCTTGACAAGCTTTTTTATTCTTCAACTTTGAACTGTTCTAATCTTTCTACTACTTGTTGTGTCTTATCAGAAAGTTCAATTGCAAGGTCACGAACGCTATTGGAAACCTGCTGATTCACATCGATCGACGATTTTACTTCCTGTGTAGAGGCAGTGATTTCTTCTGCCACTGCTGTTACACTTGATACACTCTCGACAATGATATCTTTGTTTTCACCAATGTATTTAGCACTTGTATTCATATCAAGAATATCAGCAGAGATATGAGTTACTTCATCTCCAATCTTTGTATACTGCTTAATGGAATCTTGAATCTGTTCCATCTGTTTCGTTAATTCACTCTGTAAC carries:
- a CDS encoding uridine kinase, coding for MEQMETMLSIIELKITEQLEEKSSLVIAIDGRCCAGKTTLARQLEKEIPCNVFHMDDFFLRPGQRTKERLAKTGETIDHERFEQDILRPLGKKESFSYRPYSCRQQRLLDEIKVSPSKISLIEGSYSCHPSLRNYYDMAIFLDVETDEQMRRIQARNGAYNAILFERKWIPLEEAYFQKYKVKEHCDLVFRT